GGATATGTGACGTGAATGGCGGCAACCAGCGCCCTTGATACTATCGCACGGAGTGCTATATTTCTACCCGTTGCGGGCCTGTGCGAATGCGGGTGTTCGTGACCAAGCCGTTTGCACGGTTCGCCGGCCAGGAGGGCCTTGCGGATCGGCAATTGCGGGAGGTGGCCCGCCGGGTCGTGGACGGTCTCGTCGATGCCGATCTCGGCGGCGGCGTGATTAAGCAGCGCATTGCGCGGCAGGGACAAGGGAAATCCGGCGGATTTCGGTCCGTGGTCCTGTATCGAAAGGGCGACACTCTGTTCTTCGTCTATGGATTTGCGAAGAAGGCCCGCACCAATATCCGCAAGGACGAGTTGCAGGCCTTCCGGCTGCTGGCCGATCAAATGCTGGCGATGGACGATACGGCCCTGAAGGCAGCGATGGCGAACGGAACGATTGCCGAAATTTTGGACGAAGACTGACACGATGCCGAAGCAATACAAGAGCGGTGCGCTTGCGGCGATCCATGAAACCGCCGCTGGCCTGAGCGATGCCGGCGTGCTGACGAAACAGACCATGCGTGCGTTCGACGAGTTGTGCCTGACGCCGGTCCGCGACCTGTCGGCCGAGGAAATCCGCGGCATTCGCCAAAAGGAACAGGCCAGCCAAGCCGTCTTCGCCCGCTATCTGAACGTCACACCCAGCCTTGTCAGCCAGTGGGAGCGCGGCGAGAAGCGGCCGCGAGGCGCGTCTCTCAAACTGTTGACGCTGGTGGCGAAAAACGGTCTTCAGGCGGTGGCCTGACCCCTCGAACCGGACCCTGCACCCCATGACCGACCGAACCTATTATACGCCCACCGGCGGGCTGCCGCCGCAGTCGCAATTGCTGACCGGCCGGGCGGTGTTCACCGAAGCCTATGCGGTGATCCCGCGCGGCGTGATGACCGACATCGTCACCAGCCTGCTGCCCTTCTGGGAGGGCGCGCGGGCCTGGATGCTGTCGCGGCCGCTCTCCGGCTTTGCCGAGACGTTTTCGCAGAGCATCGTCGAACTCGCCCCCGGCGGCGGCAGCGACCGGCCGGAGCCGGACCCGGCGGCGGAAGGCGCGCTGTTCGTGGTGGCGGGCCGGGTGGATGTGACCCTGGCCGGCGCGACGCACACGCTCGCCCCCGGCGGCTTCGCCTTCGTGCCGGCCGGCACGGCCTGGAGCGTGCGCAACACTGCCGGCGCGCCCGCGACCTTCCACTGGATCCGCAAGCGGTTCCAGGCGGTCGACGGCCTCGCGCCGCCCGACCCGGTGGTGGCGAACGAGCAGGACATCGCGCCCGCCGCCATGCCCGACACCGATGGCGCCTGGGCGACGACGCGGATGCTCGACCCGACCGACATCCGCTATGACATGCACGTCAACATCGTCACCTTCCAGCCCGGCGCGGTCATCCCCTTCGCCGAGACCCATGTGATGGAGCACGGGCTCTATATGTTGCAGGGCAAGGGCGTCTATCGCCTGAACCAGGACTGGGTCGAGGTGGAGGCCGGCGACTTTCTCTGGCTGCGCGCCTTCTGCCCGCAGGCCTGCTATGCCGGCGGGCCGGAGCCGTTCCGCTACCTGCTCTACAAGGACGTGAACCGCCACGCCGACCTGGCGCCGGTCCGGGCGCGATAGTGTGTTCCCCGGAGCCTGCGAAGCGGGCATCCGGGGCCGCTCTGGGGGAGCGAACACCGCCAGTGCCAGGGTTCGAAGGATGACACCGGCCCCGGCTCAAGGCCGGGGAACACAGATCCGGCGTTGCTGGTTGCTGTTCCCCGGACGGTGCGGAGCGCCGATCCGGGGCCGCTCGAGGGCGGGCGAACACCGCCGCTGCCAGTGTTGGTTCGAAGGAGGCGCCGATCCGGGGCCGCTTCGAGGGCGGGGCGAACACCGCCAGACACCGGTTCCCCGGCGGTTCCCTCTCCGCTCTGGGGCGCAGGCCGTCCCAACGAAAACGCCCGCCGGCTCATAAGCCGGCGGGCGTTTGTCTTTCAGCCTCGGCAGCCGGTCAGGCGGCGCGGGCGGCCTGGGCCTGGTCGACCAGGGCCTTGAACGCCTCCGGCTCGTGCACCGCGATGTCGGCCAGCACCTTGCGGTCGACCTCGATCTGGGCCTTGTGGATGCCGTCCATGAACTGGCTGTAGGTCATGCCGTGCTCGCGCGCGGCCGCGTTGATGCGCTGGATCCAGAGCGCACGGAAGTTGCGCTTCTTGGTGCGGCGGTCGCGATAGGCGTATTGCAGGCCCTTCTCGACCTTTTCGATCGCAACGCGGAAATTGGTGCTGTTGCGGCCGCGATAGCCCTTGGCCATCGCAAGCACTTTTTTGTGGCGGGCCTTGGCGGTTACGCCGCGTTTCACTCGTGCCATGGGTCAAAATCCTCTGATAAAGCGGGCGCTGCGGTTCAGCGGTCGTAGGGCATGAATTTGCGGACGATGGACTGATCGGCCTCGCTCATGACCTGGGTCCCGCGGGCCTGGCGCTTCATCTTCGTGCTCTTGTTCGAGAGCATGTGGCGCTTGTAGGCCGTGTTCATCAGGATTTTGCCGGTACCGGTGCGTTTGAAGCGGCGCTTCACGCTGCTTTTGGTTTTCATTTTGGGCATTTTCGGGTCCTCGAATACGGGGTGATCGAACGCCCGCCGTGGCAATGCCCGGTCGTTGCGCCGCGTCGATCGCGACGCTCCGACCCTAGCCAGGCAGGCGGTGGTAAAGCGCGGGCTTATACGCGCCGGCGCCGCGATTGGCAAGCGCGGAAGCGCTGGACACGCGCCGCGGCACTCTGTCATGATTTTTGCCAAGCACCAAGCAACAGCAATGAGGATGCGATCCCATGGGCTACGAAACCATTCAGGTCGATGCCGTCACGCCGCGCATCGGCGCCATGATTTCCGGCGTCGACCTCTCGCAGCCGGTCTCGAACCAGCAATATTCCGAGATCCATGACGCGCTGATGCAGCACCAGGTGATCTTTTTCCGCGATCAGAACATGGACCTGGACCAGCACAAGGACCTGGGCCGGCATTTCGGCGAACTGCACATCCACCCGGCCTCGCCCGGGCCGGAGGGCCATCCCGAAGTCCTCATCATCCACGCCGACAAGGATTCGAAGCGCATCGCCGGCGAGCGCTGGCATTCGGATGTGAGCTGCGATCCGGAACCGCCCATGGGCTCGATCCTGCACCTCCAGACCGTGCCGCCCACCGGCGGCGACACGCTGTTCTCCAGCATGTACGCCGCCTATGAGGCGCTGAGCGAGCGCATGAAGTCCTATCTGGAAGGGCTGACCGCCACCCATTCCGGCGAGCATGTCTATCGCGGCCGCTATGCCGACCGCGGCGTCGACGACACCGGCAAGGTCTATCCGACCAACGTGCACCCGGTGGTGCGCACCCATCCGGTCACCGGCCGCAAGGCGCTGTTCGTCAACCCGACCTTCACCGTCAAGATCAACGAGGTCGGCCGCGACGAGAGCGAGGGCGTGCTGCGCTTCCTCTACGATTTCTGCGCCAAGCCGGACTTCCAGTGCCGCTTCCGCTGGCAGCCCCAGTCCGTCGCCATGTGGGACAATCGTTGCGTCCAGCATATCGCCATGTGGGATTACTTCCCGCAGGTGCGCAGCGGCTATCGCATCACCATCAAGGGCGACCGGCCGGTCTGAGGGGGCCGGTCTGAGGGCGGGCCCCCCCAAGGCCACCCGCGTTTCCCGGCCGAGCCGGAGGCAAGGGCCGGGACCGGTGTCCGGCAGCGAACACCGGCGCCATCCGTGTTCGAAGGATGACACCGGCCCCGGATCGGCGCTCCGCACCGTCCGGGGAACACCACCGTCTTTGGCTCGCCCGCCAAGACAGCGGCCAGGGGCTGGGGGCTGGCGCTACCGCCAGCCTTGGAGTATCATAGTAATTCACAATCCCACTCGAAGGACCTGAAATCTTGTCGAAATTTCGCCGTGTCATCGCGCCCGAGGTTGCGGAAGGCGCCCCGGAGACCTGGTCCAACTGTCTTGTGGCCGGCAACACCGTCTATATCGCCGGCCTGACCGCGCGCGACCCGGTGGGCGACGCCACAATCGGCGCCGACGACGAAACCCAGGCGCGCATCATTTTCGGCAAGATGAAAGCCTTGCTCGAAGCGGCCGGCGGCGACATGAGCGATGTGATCAAGATGACGGTCTATGTGACCGACATCCGGCGGCGGAAACAGGTCTGGCAGGCGCGGCGCGAGTTCTTTTCCGGCGACTTCCCCGCCAGCACCCTGGTGGAGGTCTCGAAGCTGGCCGATCCGGCGATCACCGTCGAGATCGAGGCCATCGCCGTGCTGGGGCCGGTCTGAAGGCCTTAACGCCCCGGCAGCCTCAATCGTCGTCGAGCTCGCTGTCCCAGTAGAGATAGTCGCGCCAGCTCTCGTGCAAGAAATTGGGCGGGAATCCCCGCCCATGCTCCTGCAACTGGAAAACGCTCGGCTCGATTGGGGTGTGCTGCGGCCTCATCCCGGCCACGTTCGGCATCTTGTTGCCCTTGGCCAGATTGCAGGCGGAACACGACGTCACGACATTTTCCCAGGTGGTGCGCCCGCCGCGCGAGCGGGGAATCACATGGTCGAAGGTCAGGTCGTGCGGCTGGAAGCGGTCGCCGCAATACTGGCAGTCGAACCGGTCGCGCAGGAACACGTTGAAGCGGGTGAACGCCGCGCGTTTGGCCGGCGGCACGTATTCCTTCAGGGCGATGACCGACGGCAGCGGCATTTCAAAGGTCGGCGAGTGCACGGCGATATCGTACTCGGCCAGCACGTTCACCCGGTCGAGAAACACCGCCTTGATGGTTTCCCGCCACGGCCAGAGCGACAGCGGGAAGTAGCTGAGCGGCCGAAAGTCCGCATTCAGCACCAAAGCCGAACAATGATCCAAAGCGATGCGCACGTCCGTTACGCTCCTTTGGTTGGCGCAGTATCCGATCGCGCTGCGCCGGGTCGCCGAATTGCGCGAGTGATTTTGCCGCCAAGCAGACACTCTCCGCAACTGCTATATATAGAGCGATAGTCAGCGCCTGTTACAACCAGATGTCAATCGGCTCGCCCCGATTGGCCGGGCGCACACCGCATACCCCGATGAGTACCGGATGACACCGCCGCCTGCGCCCGCGTCCGACGCGGGCACCCGCTCGGATTGGGCCACGATCCGTACGCTGCTGCCTTATCTTTGGCCTGCCGGCGATTCCAGCGCGCGCCTGCGCGTCGTGCTGGCCATGCTGAGCCTGCTGACCGCCAAGGTCGCGGTGATCTATGTGCCGATTCTGTTTGGCCAGGCCATCGATTCCCTGCCCGCCCTCGCCGAGGCGGGGCCGGCTGCGGCGCTGCCGCTGGGGCTGATCCTCGCCTATGGCGGCGCCCGCGTCGCCTCGCTGGCCTTCGGCGAGTTGCGGGATGCGATTTTCGCCAGCGTCGGCCAGCGCGCCATTCGCTCCATCGCGCTCGTCACCTTCCGCCATCTGCACGTGCTGTCGCTGCGCTTCCACCTGGAGCGGCAGACCGGCGGCCTCTCGCGCTTCATCGAGCGCGGCACCAAGGCCATCGACACGCTGCTGCGCTTCACCCTGTTCGCGATCCTGCCGACCCTGATCGAGATCGTGCTGGTGTTCGCGCTGCTCTGGAGCCTGCTGGACCTGTGGTTTGCGGTGGTGACGATCGCGACCGTGATCCTCTACATCACCTACACGGTCGTCGTGACGAGCTGGCGGATCAAGCTGCGCCGGCGCATGAACGAGGCCGACCAGCGCGCCAACACCCGCGCCATCGACAGCCTGTT
The nucleotide sequence above comes from Alphaproteobacteria bacterium. Encoded proteins:
- a CDS encoding type II toxin-antitoxin system RelE/ParE family toxin encodes the protein MRVFVTKPFARFAGQEGLADRQLREVARRVVDGLVDADLGGGVIKQRIARQGQGKSGGFRSVVLYRKGDTLFFVYGFAKKARTNIRKDELQAFRLLADQMLAMDDTALKAAMANGTIAEILDED
- a CDS encoding HNH endonuclease, with the translated sequence MRIALDHCSALVLNADFRPLSYFPLSLWPWRETIKAVFLDRVNVLAEYDIAVHSPTFEMPLPSVIALKEYVPPAKRAAFTRFNVFLRDRFDCQYCGDRFQPHDLTFDHVIPRSRGGRTTWENVVTSCSACNLAKGNKMPNVAGMRPQHTPIEPSVFQLQEHGRGFPPNFLHESWRDYLYWDSELDDD
- a CDS encoding (S)-ureidoglycine aminohydrolase, coding for MTDRTYYTPTGGLPPQSQLLTGRAVFTEAYAVIPRGVMTDIVTSLLPFWEGARAWMLSRPLSGFAETFSQSIVELAPGGGSDRPEPDPAAEGALFVVAGRVDVTLAGATHTLAPGGFAFVPAGTAWSVRNTAGAPATFHWIRKRFQAVDGLAPPDPVVANEQDIAPAAMPDTDGAWATTRMLDPTDIRYDMHVNIVTFQPGAVIPFAETHVMEHGLYMLQGKGVYRLNQDWVEVEAGDFLWLRAFCPQACYAGGPEPFRYLLYKDVNRHADLAPVRAR
- a CDS encoding RidA family protein — encoded protein: MSKFRRVIAPEVAEGAPETWSNCLVAGNTVYIAGLTARDPVGDATIGADDETQARIIFGKMKALLEAAGGDMSDVIKMTVYVTDIRRRKQVWQARREFFSGDFPASTLVEVSKLADPAITVEIEAIAVLGPV
- a CDS encoding DNA-binding transcriptional regulator, with translation MPKQYKSGALAAIHETAAGLSDAGVLTKQTMRAFDELCLTPVRDLSAEEIRGIRQKEQASQAVFARYLNVTPSLVSQWERGEKRPRGASLKLLTLVAKNGLQAVA
- the rplT gene encoding 50S ribosomal protein L20, coding for MARVKRGVTAKARHKKVLAMAKGYRGRNSTNFRVAIEKVEKGLQYAYRDRRTKKRNFRALWIQRINAAAREHGMTYSQFMDGIHKAQIEVDRKVLADIAVHEPEAFKALVDQAQAARAA
- a CDS encoding TauD/TfdA family dioxygenase, with the protein product MGYETIQVDAVTPRIGAMISGVDLSQPVSNQQYSEIHDALMQHQVIFFRDQNMDLDQHKDLGRHFGELHIHPASPGPEGHPEVLIIHADKDSKRIAGERWHSDVSCDPEPPMGSILHLQTVPPTGGDTLFSSMYAAYEALSERMKSYLEGLTATHSGEHVYRGRYADRGVDDTGKVYPTNVHPVVRTHPVTGRKALFVNPTFTVKINEVGRDESEGVLRFLYDFCAKPDFQCRFRWQPQSVAMWDNRCVQHIAMWDYFPQVRSGYRITIKGDRPV
- the rpmI gene encoding 50S ribosomal protein L35 — protein: MPKMKTKSSVKRRFKRTGTGKILMNTAYKRHMLSNKSTKMKRQARGTQVMSEADQSIVRKFMPYDR